The Plasmodium cynomolgi strain B DNA, scaffold: 1253, whole genome shotgun sequence DNA segment ATTTCAAACATTAATACATCTTTACAATCATCACAATACTTATCAAGAGcattaaaattgttcaattcattgtattttatatttcaagGTAACTTCACTAATTCAAAATcctaaaagaaaaaaaaaatccctaaTTATATAGAATATtcataaagaatttttttttcctgttaaTAACTATATAATATTCAAGAGATAATTGTTAAtgtaatttaaataaataattgtaatactcatttaaatatgtttttctgATATGCCTTAACCTTTGTAAGCTCTTCTTTATAACTTCGTTCAAATTATCCTCATACTATTGATATTGTACTTCTATTTTGTTCGTTGAATACTGAAGTTAATTTCCTACCAGGACAATTTCTTTCTATAAATGCTAACTAAGTTTCCATCTTGTCTTTAAAAGATGACAACTCCTTAATATACATCGAAACTTTTCCTCACATATCCATTTCATATTTCATGGCATGATATAAGGAAAAGAGAGTTTTTATATAATCAcagtatttattttttttcgtaacgttattatcatttaatttttcttttatataatcataatattcaacaaattcaTATAAgtctttaatatttttaaaatatttttcgctaacattaaaatttttatggtaACATATAGAATTAGAATTCTCATGTTTGCTTTCATTAATCCATTTCGAAGTAATGTATAACCACgta contains these protein-coding regions:
- a CDS encoding hypothetical protein (putative), which produces MRNLLNHCIEVTAISNDEKLIKFYNLLNNKYDYYNNSLFCDIVRINYIPIQTNKDKYYEYLNYLLHAKITGNNYRKRIFTWLYITSKWINESKHENSNSICYHKNFNVSEKYFKNIKDLYEFVEYYDYIKEKLNDNNVTKKNKYCDYIKTLFSLYHAMKYEMDM